The following proteins are co-located in the Gossypium hirsutum isolate 1008001.06 chromosome A02, Gossypium_hirsutum_v2.1, whole genome shotgun sequence genome:
- the LOC107952184 gene encoding uncharacterized protein has translation MCKHFEEELNENIKLSIGILEIREFAALSDHAKKVEDLSKEKKNANREARSSGKRPIGRSQSFSSKKSKRHQEGSTTSTGYSCNERGFQRFNTNSSSPSVTSVGSVGNAKPKCSTHSYICINLVNVKNLPVEFTESVVEVSNPLGQCVKVDKVCKNYPLMVKGKCFLPDLMLLPFDEFDLILGMDWLTQHDTVVNFKQKYIVLKCQDDELLHVESDKIDGLFNMILAIAAQKCNRSKIQSVPVVCEFLDVFPEELPGLPSIREVEFSINLIPGTTQISIAPYRMTHVELKDLKLRVKDSNVPKTAFRTRYGHYEFLVMSFGLTNTPVVFMDLMNRIFRLYLDRWLELIEDCDLIIDYHPGKANVVADALSRKSLFTLRAMNTQLSCSDDGAVVSELKARPTFIQQIYEAQKSDNELQVKRE, from the exons atgtgtaaacatttcgaggaagaattaaatgaaaacataaagtTATCAATTGGTATTTTAGAAATAAGAGAGTTTGCAGCACTTTCTGATCATGCAAAGAAAGTTGAAgatttaagtaaagaaaagaagaatgcaAACAGAGAAGCCCGATCCTCTGGGAAAAGACCTATTGGTAGGTCTCAATCATtttcttcaaagaaatcaaagaggcATCAAGAAGGATCTACTACTTCAACTGGGTATTCCTGTAACGAGCGTGGTTTTCAACGCTTTAATACCAACTCTTCATCACCATCAGTGACTAGTGTTGGTAGTGTGGGAAACGCGAAGCCAAAAT GTTCCACACACTCGTATATATgcataaatttagtaaatgttaaaaatttacctgttgaattcactgaatctGTGGTGGAAGTttcaaatcctttgggtcaatGTGTaaaggtggataaagtttgtaaaaactatCCACTTATGGTAAAGGGTAAATGTTTCTTGCCTGATTTAATGCTACTTCCTTTTGATGAATTCGATTTgatattgggaatggattggttaacccaacatgATACAGTGGTTAATTTTAAGCAGAagtatattgtgttgaaatgtcaaGATGATGagttacttcatgttgaatctgacAAGATAGATGGattatttaatatgattttaGCAATAGCAGCACAAAAAT GCAACCGATCAAAGATTCAATctgtgccagttgtatgtgagttTTTAGacgtgtttccggaagaattgcctGGCTTGCCATCTAtcagagaagtggaattctctataaaTCTAATTCCGGGAACAACACAAATATCGATAGCACCTTATCGAATGACTCATGTCGAGTTGAAAGACTTGAAG CTCCGGGTGAAGGATTCAAATGTTccaaagacagcttttagaactaGATACGGTCATTACGAATTCTTGGTGATGTCATTTGGATTAACAAATACACCagtagtgtttatggatttaatgaataggatTTTCAGACTGTATCTAGACAG GTGGCTCGAGTTAATAGAGGATTGTGATttgattattgactatcatccgggaaaggccaatgttgtggCGGATGCACTGAGCAGGAAATCTTTGTTTACTTTAAGAGCAATGAACACTCAGTTATCTTGTTCAGATGATGGTGCGGTTGTAtctgaattgaaagctagaccgacaTTTATACAACAAATCTATGAAGCACAGAAGAGTGACAATGAGTTGCAAGTTAAACGAGAGTAA